One region of Anaeromyxobacter paludicola genomic DNA includes:
- a CDS encoding NfeD family protein: MAWWGWILLGLGLLAAELATPGGLFALFFGLGALVVGCLVALGAGGSPELQWVLFSTLSLAALALLRRRLKARLAGRPPVDSLVGELAVPLEDLPSHGAGKAELRGSAWTARNVAEVAVARGQRCQVVGVEGLMLFIRPE; encoded by the coding sequence ATGGCGTGGTGGGGCTGGATCCTCTTGGGGCTGGGGCTGCTCGCGGCGGAGCTCGCCACGCCGGGCGGCCTCTTCGCCCTCTTCTTCGGGCTCGGGGCGCTGGTGGTGGGGTGCCTCGTCGCGCTCGGCGCCGGCGGCTCGCCGGAGCTCCAGTGGGTCCTCTTCAGCACCCTCTCCCTCGCCGCCCTGGCGCTCCTGCGCCGGCGCCTCAAGGCCCGCCTCGCGGGGCGGCCGCCGGTGGACTCGCTCGTGGGCGAGCTGGCGGTGCCGCTCGAGGACCTGCCGTCGCACGGCGCCGGCAAGGCCGAGCTGCGCGGCTCCGCCTGGACCGCCCGCAACGTCGCCGAGGTCGCCGTGGCGCGCGGCCAGCGCTGCCAGGTGGTGGGCGTCGAGGGGCTCATGCTGTTCATTCGGCCCGAGTAG
- a CDS encoding FtsX-like permease family protein encodes MTLGRLVRLARLDLRADVRGALLDGAAACAGAAALVFFVALGLGVGRAAQRMFPSEARAVEVVPANVSLGAVLGGGRLDDEAVLRLAALAGVAEAHPKLNCRVPIAASRGPEGVPLNWPPGFVAQLPAVGVDPGLVKRDLGPGQSFQDQGEAGPIDVVASKRLLEIYDKTIAPAWNLRRLPPGLALIGLQLPVQVGFSIVPLKTEDRVYDARLLLAGLSDRVPVYQLALPLETVKRLHRDYGKQDQGYSAVTLFTQRPEDVPPVAAAVRHMGFAVDEGERSVAERVGTVVAVTTGALALLALLMCALAALAVAQSLFATVRGRARELAILRAVGATPGDLAALVIAEAGIVGLGGGLAGLLIAWAASLGADHLFARLLPEFPFRPETFFAFPWWLVLLGPAVALLSAMGGALAPARAAARAEPARALS; translated from the coding sequence GTGACCCTGGGACGGCTGGTCCGGCTGGCGCGGCTCGACCTGCGCGCCGACGTGCGCGGCGCGCTGCTCGACGGCGCGGCGGCCTGCGCCGGCGCGGCGGCGCTGGTCTTCTTCGTGGCGCTGGGGCTCGGGGTCGGGCGCGCGGCGCAGCGGATGTTCCCGAGCGAGGCGCGCGCGGTGGAGGTGGTGCCGGCCAACGTCTCGCTGGGCGCGGTGCTCGGCGGCGGCAGGCTCGACGACGAGGCGGTGCTCCGGCTGGCGGCGCTCGCGGGGGTGGCGGAGGCCCACCCGAAGCTCAACTGCCGGGTCCCCATCGCGGCCTCGCGCGGGCCCGAGGGCGTGCCCCTCAACTGGCCGCCCGGGTTCGTGGCGCAGCTCCCGGCGGTGGGGGTCGATCCCGGGCTCGTGAAGCGGGACCTCGGCCCGGGGCAGTCGTTCCAGGACCAGGGCGAGGCCGGCCCCATCGACGTGGTGGCGTCGAAGCGGCTCCTCGAGATCTACGACAAGACCATCGCCCCGGCCTGGAACCTGCGGCGGCTGCCGCCCGGGCTCGCGCTCATCGGGCTGCAGCTGCCGGTGCAGGTGGGCTTCTCCATCGTGCCGCTCAAGACCGAGGACCGGGTCTACGACGCGCGCCTCCTGCTCGCGGGGCTCTCCGACCGCGTCCCGGTGTACCAGCTCGCCCTGCCGCTCGAGACGGTGAAGCGGCTCCACCGCGACTACGGCAAGCAGGACCAGGGCTACAGCGCGGTGACCCTCTTCACGCAGCGGCCGGAGGACGTCCCGCCGGTCGCCGCGGCGGTGCGCCACATGGGCTTCGCGGTGGACGAGGGGGAGCGGAGCGTGGCCGAGCGGGTGGGCACGGTGGTGGCGGTGACCACCGGGGCGCTCGCGCTCCTCGCGCTGCTCATGTGCGCGCTCGCGGCGCTGGCCGTGGCCCAGTCGCTCTTCGCCACCGTCCGCGGCCGCGCCCGCGAGCTCGCCATCCTGCGGGCGGTCGGGGCGACGCCGGGCGACCTCGCCGCGCTGGTGATCGCCGAGGCCGGCATCGTCGGCCTCGGCGGCGGCCTCGCCGGGCTCCTCATCGCCTGGGCGGCGTCGCTCGGGGCGGACCACCTGTTCGCGCGGCTGCTCCCCGAGTTCCCCTTCCGGCCCGAGACCTTCTTCGCCTTCCCCTGGTGGCTCGTGCTCCTCGGCCCGGCGGTGGCGCTCCTCTCCGCCATGGGCGGCGCGCTCGCCCCGGCGCGGGCGGCGGCCCGGGCCGAGCCGGCGCGGGCGCTCTCGTAG
- a CDS encoding tRNA (guanine-N(7)-)-methyltransferase: MIFNLEDDAPLALDHFPDWNHRFGEAAQGLELEIGSGHGGYALGFAKARPGRALVAVEQRKKFAEELRQKLEVRGHANVLALQGDARLLAPRLFRAGTLAAVHVHFPDPWWKRRHHRRRLVDDAMSGLILRLLRPGGLLDFRTDVERYARDAIVRLEEVGFENLCGEGAFAPHDPAEIPSTREKRYLATGQPVWRLRLARPCVI, translated from the coding sequence ATGATCTTCAACCTGGAGGACGACGCGCCCCTCGCGCTCGACCACTTCCCCGACTGGAATCACCGGTTCGGGGAGGCGGCGCAGGGGCTGGAGCTCGAGATCGGGTCGGGGCACGGCGGGTACGCGCTCGGCTTCGCCAAGGCCCGCCCCGGGCGCGCCCTCGTCGCCGTCGAGCAGCGGAAGAAGTTCGCCGAGGAGCTCCGGCAGAAGCTCGAGGTCCGCGGCCACGCGAACGTCCTCGCGCTCCAGGGCGACGCCCGGCTGCTCGCCCCGCGCCTCTTCCGCGCCGGCACCCTCGCCGCGGTCCACGTCCACTTCCCCGACCCCTGGTGGAAGCGGCGCCACCACCGGCGCCGGCTGGTGGACGACGCGATGTCCGGGCTGATCCTCCGGCTGCTGCGCCCGGGCGGCCTCCTCGACTTCCGCACCGACGTGGAGCGCTACGCCCGGGACGCCATCGTGCGGCTCGAGGAGGTCGGGTTCGAGAACCTGTGCGGCGAGGGCGCCTTCGCCCCCCACGATCCCGCCGAGATCCCCTCCACCCGCGAGAAGCGGTACCTCGCCACCGGCCAGCCGGTGTGGCGGCTGCGGCTCGCCCGGCCCTGTGTTATCTAA
- a CDS encoding ABC transporter ATP-binding protein has translation MIQLRGIRKAFQDGAARVTVLDGVDLAVHPGEMTAVVGPSGSGKSTLLYVAGALDADFEGEALVAGESLRGLSEARRARLRNEAIGFVFQSFNLLPAMTALENVLLPAFFGQGGPRPDAPASPREAAREALSRVGLAEKAHRRPGELSGGERQRVAIARALFARPRVLLADEPTGNLDLRTGQEIIEIFVALAQAGLAVLVATHEERVSSACGRVLRLDHGRLQT, from the coding sequence GTGATCCAGCTGCGCGGCATCCGCAAGGCCTTCCAGGACGGCGCGGCCCGGGTGACCGTGCTCGACGGCGTGGACCTCGCGGTCCACCCGGGCGAGATGACGGCGGTGGTCGGCCCCTCGGGCTCGGGCAAGTCCACCCTGCTCTACGTGGCGGGCGCGCTCGACGCCGACTTCGAGGGCGAGGCGCTCGTGGCGGGTGAGAGCCTGCGCGGCCTCTCGGAGGCGCGCCGCGCGCGGCTGCGCAACGAGGCGATCGGGTTCGTCTTCCAGTCCTTCAACCTCCTGCCGGCCATGACCGCGCTCGAGAACGTGCTCTTGCCGGCCTTCTTCGGCCAGGGCGGGCCGCGCCCCGACGCGCCCGCGAGCCCGCGCGAGGCGGCCCGCGAGGCGCTCTCGCGGGTGGGGCTCGCCGAGAAGGCGCACCGGCGCCCCGGGGAGCTCTCCGGCGGCGAGCGGCAGCGGGTGGCGATCGCCCGCGCCCTGTTCGCCCGCCCGCGGGTGCTCCTCGCCGACGAGCCGACGGGCAACCTCGACCTCCGGACCGGGCAGGAGATCATCGAGATCTTCGTCGCGCTGGCCCAGGCCGGGCTGGCGGTGCTGGTGGCGACGCACGAGGAGCGGGTCTCGTCGGCCTGCGGCCGCGTGCTCCGGCTCGACCACGGGAGGCTGCAGACGTGA
- a CDS encoding SPFH domain-containing protein, which yields MSAVFLMVVLLAVFAVYVVAKTAVVVPQQSAYVVERLGRFSGVLEAGFHVLMPFFDAVRYRHTLKEQSFEIPEQICITRDNVQVAVDGILYLKVMDPQRASYGISDYLFAISQLAQTALRSEIGKIDLDRTFEERTHVNTQVVSELDKATGPWGIKVLRYEIKNITPPKDVLAAMEKQMRAEREKRAVILTSEGERDAAVNSAEGRKQQVIKESEAKRQQQINEAEGQALAILEVAKATAEGIARVGAALAGQGGMEAVQLRVAEQYVKEFGNLARSSTTVVLPATLSDVGSMIALAMNLFKDGQRPPPAGARVNQALPTTPVPPRPARPPGT from the coding sequence GTGAGCGCCGTGTTCCTGATGGTGGTCCTGCTCGCCGTGTTCGCGGTGTACGTCGTCGCCAAGACCGCGGTGGTGGTCCCGCAGCAGAGCGCCTACGTGGTGGAGCGGCTCGGCCGGTTCTCCGGCGTGCTCGAGGCCGGCTTCCACGTGCTCATGCCCTTCTTCGACGCGGTCCGCTACCGGCACACGCTGAAGGAGCAGTCCTTCGAGATCCCGGAGCAGATCTGCATCACCCGGGACAACGTGCAGGTGGCGGTGGACGGGATCCTCTACCTCAAGGTGATGGACCCGCAGCGCGCCAGCTACGGCATCTCCGACTACCTGTTCGCCATCAGCCAGCTCGCGCAGACGGCGCTCCGGAGCGAGATCGGGAAGATCGACCTCGACCGCACCTTCGAGGAGCGCACCCACGTGAACACGCAGGTGGTCTCCGAGCTCGACAAGGCGACCGGCCCCTGGGGCATCAAGGTGCTGCGCTACGAGATCAAGAACATCACGCCGCCCAAGGACGTGCTCGCCGCCATGGAGAAGCAGATGCGGGCGGAGCGCGAGAAGCGGGCCGTGATCCTCACCTCGGAGGGCGAGCGCGACGCCGCCGTCAACTCCGCCGAGGGGCGCAAGCAGCAGGTGATCAAGGAGTCGGAGGCGAAGCGGCAGCAGCAGATCAACGAGGCCGAGGGCCAGGCGCTCGCCATCCTCGAGGTCGCGAAGGCGACCGCCGAGGGGATCGCCCGCGTCGGCGCGGCGCTCGCGGGGCAGGGCGGGATGGAGGCGGTGCAGCTCCGGGTCGCCGAGCAGTACGTGAAGGAGTTCGGCAACCTCGCCCGCAGCTCCACCACCGTGGTGCTGCCGGCCACGCTCTCCGACGTGGGCTCGATGATCGCCCTCGCCATGAACCTCTTCAAGGACGGCCAGCGGCCGCCGCCGGCCGGGGCGCGGGTCAACCAGGCGCTGCCGACGACCCCGGTGCCGCCCAGGCCCGCGCGGCCGCCGGGGACGTAG
- the alaS gene encoding alanine--tRNA ligase yields MKNATAAQIREAFLRFFEERQHRRVKSSSLVPQNDPTLLFTNAGMNQFKDVFTGREQRDYKRATTSQKCVRAGGKHNDLENVGFTARHHTFFEMLGNFSFGDYFKQDAVAFAWEFVTSPQWLAIDESRLAATVFAGEGAIPWDAEAYGFWKAQGVPEERIYKLGAKDNFWAMGETGPCGPCSELHYYQGGDIPCAEEAAGRECQGVACDCDRWLEIWNLVFMQFERSQDGALTPLPRPSIDTGAGLERMAAVVQGKRSNYDTDLFQAIIRAIEGVSGKRYDAGSDDGVSMRVIADHARATTFLVGDGVLPSNEGRGYVLRRIMRRAIRHGKRLGLEKPFLARVCEAVIAEMGDAYPETRENQAFILEVAKNEEESFRRTLDKGLAILEDEMRRLEAAGEKVVPGKVAFLLSDTFGFPMDLTRVIAGERGFGVDEPGFDKHLAEQRARSEWKGSGEEAVGDLYKAIAQELGETRFVGYERTATRAEVKALVVNGHRAARAGKGDKVDVVTELTPFYGESGGQVGDQGAIAGPAGAVSVTDCQRPVPGFTVHRGEVTEGAIAVGDLVELSVDEARRDLVRANHSATHLLHFALREALGEHVKQAGSVVHPDYLRFDFSHFQPLGQEQLHRVERRVNELVRANEASDTSVLKLEEARQSGAMMIFGEKYGDVVRVVRIGPSKEFCGGTHVRRTGDIAFFKIASEESIAAGVRRIVAVTGPKAVELAQREEEELGRAAALLKAGLFEVSAKLEQSQKRAKELERALEEAQSKVAAAKSGDLAGQARELKGVKLLTARVEGDGKALRELADQLRSKLGRGVVALGAEQDGKAILLVAVTKDLVGTVKAGDLVKDAAKLVGGSGGGKPDLAQAGGAEPAGLDRALARVAELVERAIA; encoded by the coding sequence ATGAAGAACGCCACCGCCGCCCAGATCCGCGAGGCCTTCCTCCGCTTCTTCGAGGAGCGCCAGCACCGCCGCGTGAAGAGCTCCTCGCTCGTCCCCCAGAACGATCCGACGCTGCTCTTCACCAACGCCGGGATGAACCAGTTCAAGGACGTCTTCACCGGCCGCGAGCAGCGCGACTACAAGCGCGCCACCACCTCGCAGAAGTGCGTGCGCGCCGGCGGCAAGCACAACGACCTCGAGAACGTGGGCTTCACCGCGCGCCACCACACCTTCTTCGAGATGCTGGGGAACTTCTCCTTCGGCGACTACTTCAAGCAGGACGCGGTGGCCTTCGCCTGGGAGTTCGTGACCAGCCCGCAGTGGCTCGCCATCGACGAGAGCCGGCTCGCCGCCACCGTGTTCGCCGGCGAGGGCGCCATCCCCTGGGACGCGGAGGCCTACGGCTTCTGGAAGGCCCAGGGCGTGCCCGAGGAGCGCATCTACAAGCTCGGCGCCAAGGACAACTTCTGGGCCATGGGCGAGACCGGCCCCTGCGGCCCCTGCTCCGAGCTCCACTACTACCAGGGCGGCGACATCCCCTGCGCCGAGGAGGCGGCCGGGCGGGAGTGCCAGGGCGTGGCCTGCGACTGCGATCGCTGGCTCGAGATCTGGAACCTCGTGTTCATGCAGTTCGAGCGCAGCCAGGACGGCGCGCTCACGCCGCTGCCGCGCCCGTCGATCGACACCGGCGCCGGCCTCGAGCGCATGGCCGCGGTGGTGCAGGGCAAGCGCTCCAACTACGACACCGACCTCTTCCAGGCCATCATCCGCGCCATCGAGGGCGTCTCGGGCAAGCGGTACGACGCCGGGAGCGACGACGGCGTCTCGATGCGCGTCATCGCCGACCACGCGCGCGCCACCACCTTCCTCGTGGGCGACGGCGTGCTGCCCTCGAACGAGGGGCGCGGCTACGTGCTCCGCCGCATCATGCGGCGCGCCATCCGGCACGGGAAGCGGCTCGGGCTCGAGAAGCCGTTCCTGGCCCGCGTCTGCGAGGCGGTGATCGCCGAGATGGGCGACGCCTACCCGGAGACCCGCGAGAACCAGGCCTTCATCCTCGAGGTGGCGAAGAACGAGGAGGAGTCCTTCCGGCGCACCCTCGACAAGGGGCTCGCCATCCTCGAGGACGAGATGCGCCGGCTCGAGGCGGCGGGCGAGAAGGTGGTGCCGGGCAAGGTGGCCTTCCTCCTCTCCGACACCTTCGGCTTCCCGATGGACCTCACCCGCGTCATCGCCGGCGAGCGCGGCTTCGGCGTGGACGAGCCCGGGTTCGACAAGCACCTCGCCGAGCAGCGGGCCCGCTCCGAGTGGAAGGGCTCCGGCGAGGAGGCGGTGGGCGACCTCTACAAGGCCATCGCCCAGGAGCTCGGCGAGACGAGGTTCGTCGGCTACGAGCGGACCGCGACCCGCGCCGAGGTGAAGGCGCTCGTGGTGAACGGCCACCGCGCCGCCCGCGCCGGCAAGGGCGACAAGGTGGACGTCGTCACCGAGCTCACCCCGTTCTACGGCGAGTCGGGCGGCCAGGTGGGGGACCAGGGCGCCATCGCCGGCCCGGCGGGCGCGGTGTCGGTGACCGACTGCCAGCGCCCCGTGCCCGGCTTCACCGTCCACCGCGGCGAGGTGACCGAGGGGGCGATCGCCGTCGGCGACCTCGTCGAGCTCTCGGTGGACGAGGCGCGCCGCGACCTGGTGCGCGCCAACCACTCCGCCACCCACCTGCTCCACTTCGCGCTCCGCGAGGCGCTCGGCGAGCACGTGAAGCAGGCCGGCTCGGTGGTCCACCCCGACTACCTGCGCTTCGACTTCTCGCACTTCCAGCCGCTCGGGCAGGAGCAGCTCCACCGGGTGGAGCGGCGCGTGAACGAGCTGGTGCGGGCCAACGAGGCCTCCGACACCTCCGTCCTGAAGCTCGAGGAGGCGCGCCAGTCGGGCGCCATGATGATCTTCGGCGAGAAGTACGGCGACGTGGTGCGCGTGGTCCGGATCGGCCCCTCGAAGGAGTTCTGCGGCGGCACCCACGTGCGCCGCACCGGCGACATCGCCTTCTTCAAGATCGCGAGCGAGGAGAGCATCGCCGCGGGCGTCCGCCGCATCGTGGCCGTGACCGGCCCGAAGGCGGTGGAGCTCGCGCAGCGGGAGGAGGAGGAGCTCGGCCGCGCCGCGGCGCTCCTCAAGGCGGGCCTCTTCGAGGTCTCGGCCAAGCTCGAGCAGTCGCAGAAGCGCGCCAAGGAGCTGGAGCGCGCGCTCGAGGAGGCCCAGTCCAAGGTGGCGGCCGCGAAGAGCGGGGACCTCGCCGGCCAGGCCCGCGAGCTCAAGGGCGTGAAGCTCCTCACCGCCCGCGTCGAGGGCGACGGCAAGGCCCTGCGCGAGCTCGCCGATCAGCTGCGCAGCAAGCTCGGCCGCGGCGTGGTGGCGCTCGGCGCCGAGCAGGACGGCAAGGCGATCCTGCTGGTGGCGGTCACCAAGGACCTCGTCGGCACGGTGAAGGCGGGCGACCTCGTGAAGGACGCGGCGAAGCTCGTGGGCGGCTCCGGCGGCGGCAAGCCCGACCTCGCCCAGGCCGGCGGCGCCGAGCCGGCCGGGCTCGACCGCGCGCTCGCCCGGGTGGCCGAGCTCGTCGAGAGGGCGATCGCCTAG
- a CDS encoding CHASE domain-containing protein translates to MRADPTLPPRPNLRESAAWAVLLAGLLATGVAVRVVTASIEAEQRARFSELAAVLEGDVRARLEAYLALLRGTRGLFAEGHEPTPAEGAALVRSLELESHYPGIQGVGFSKLLRPDELAAHVARERAVGRAGYRVWPTDPRPVYTSVVWLEPLDWRNQRAIGYDMFSEARRRAAMERARDTGLPSATGKVVLVQEAGTERQPGVLVYLPVYRGQPRTVAERRERLVGWVYAPFRADDLLRAILGAGGAPRLDLEVYDGERVEPGAVLFDQDPRPIAEGAGGMTRVTRLEVAGRIWTVLFAAPGGVGPRSTQRLPAAVAMAGLAFSLLGFGVVRAQVRGRAAAEEAGRRQAELAAENAQLLAQAQEAVQARNEFISLASHELKTPLTALRLQAHALARNASGLAPEVLQARTEAIRRSTDRMARLVETLLDISRIAAGGLSLEPQDADLAQVVQDVAERFADEAQRSGCQLVVIAPPALVGRWDPLRLDHVVTNLIGNAVKYGPGQPVEVILEEVADRARLTVRDRGIGIAPADQQRIFERFERAVSGSSFGGFGLGLWIVRQTVEAHGGTIAVESEPGEGATFTVELPRSGPPAPAPRPA, encoded by the coding sequence ATGCGCGCCGACCCGACGCTCCCGCCACGCCCCAACCTGCGCGAGTCCGCGGCGTGGGCGGTGCTGCTCGCCGGCCTGCTCGCCACCGGCGTCGCGGTGCGCGTCGTGACCGCCTCGATCGAGGCCGAGCAGCGCGCCCGGTTCTCCGAGCTGGCGGCGGTGCTGGAGGGCGACGTCCGCGCCCGGCTCGAGGCCTACCTCGCCCTCCTGCGCGGCACCCGCGGCCTGTTCGCCGAGGGGCACGAGCCGACCCCGGCGGAGGGGGCGGCGCTGGTGCGCAGCCTCGAGCTCGAGAGCCACTACCCCGGCATCCAGGGCGTCGGGTTCTCGAAGCTGCTCCGGCCCGACGAGCTGGCGGCGCACGTCGCGCGGGAGCGCGCCGTCGGCCGCGCCGGCTACCGCGTCTGGCCGACCGACCCGCGGCCGGTCTACACGAGCGTGGTCTGGCTCGAGCCGCTCGACTGGCGCAACCAGCGCGCCATCGGCTACGACATGTTCTCGGAGGCGCGGCGGCGGGCGGCGATGGAGCGGGCCCGCGACACCGGCCTGCCCTCGGCCACGGGGAAGGTCGTGCTGGTGCAGGAGGCGGGGACGGAGCGCCAGCCGGGGGTCCTGGTCTACCTGCCGGTCTACCGCGGCCAGCCCAGGACCGTCGCCGAGCGGCGGGAGCGGCTCGTCGGCTGGGTGTACGCGCCGTTCCGGGCCGACGACCTCCTGCGGGCCATCCTCGGGGCGGGCGGCGCGCCCCGGCTCGACCTCGAGGTCTACGACGGCGAGCGGGTGGAGCCCGGGGCGGTGCTCTTCGACCAGGACCCGAGACCCATCGCGGAGGGCGCCGGCGGGATGACGCGCGTCACCCGCCTCGAGGTGGCCGGGCGGATCTGGACCGTCCTCTTCGCGGCGCCCGGCGGGGTGGGGCCCCGCTCCACCCAGCGGCTCCCGGCGGCGGTGGCGATGGCCGGCCTCGCCTTCTCGCTGCTCGGGTTCGGGGTGGTGCGCGCGCAGGTCCGCGGGCGGGCCGCCGCCGAGGAGGCCGGGCGGCGGCAGGCGGAGCTCGCGGCGGAGAACGCGCAGCTGCTGGCGCAGGCGCAGGAGGCGGTGCAGGCGCGCAACGAGTTCATCTCCCTCGCCTCGCACGAGCTCAAGACGCCGCTCACGGCGCTCCGGCTCCAGGCCCACGCGCTGGCGCGCAACGCGAGCGGCCTCGCGCCCGAGGTCCTGCAGGCCCGCACCGAGGCCATCCGGCGCAGCACCGACCGAATGGCGCGGCTGGTGGAGACGCTGCTCGACATCTCGCGCATCGCCGCCGGCGGGCTCTCCCTCGAGCCGCAGGACGCCGACCTCGCGCAGGTGGTGCAGGACGTGGCCGAGCGCTTCGCCGACGAGGCGCAGCGGTCGGGGTGCCAGCTCGTGGTGATCGCGCCCCCGGCGCTCGTCGGCCGCTGGGACCCGCTCCGGCTCGACCACGTGGTCACGAACCTCATCGGCAACGCGGTCAAGTACGGGCCGGGGCAGCCGGTCGAGGTGATCCTGGAGGAGGTGGCGGACCGGGCCCGCCTCACCGTGCGCGACCGCGGCATCGGCATCGCCCCCGCCGACCAGCAGCGCATCTTCGAGCGCTTCGAGCGGGCGGTCTCCGGGAGCTCCTTCGGCGGCTTCGGGCTGGGGCTCTGGATCGTGCGCCAGACGGTGGAGGCGCACGGCGGCACCATCGCCGTGGAGAGCGAGCCCGGCGAGGGCGCCACCTTCACCGTCGAGCTGCCCCGCTCCGGCCCCCCGGCGCCGGCGCCGCGCCCCGCTTAG